The DNA region aacccaaagccaagcacttctcacattgcaagaaagatcaatctagtaggccaaactaaaccgataattcgaagagacttgcaaagatatcaaatcatgcatataagaatttagagaagaaccaaataatattcatagataatctgatcataaatccacaattcatcggatctctgcaaacacactgcaaaagaatgttacatcgaatagatctccaagaacatcgaggagaacatggtattgagaatcaaagagagagaacaagccatctagctactaactatggacacgtaggtatgtggtaaactactcacgcttcatcggagaggtaatggtgttgatgtagaagccctccatgatcgaatccccctccggcaggacgccggaaaaggcccctagatgggatctcacgggtacagaagattgcagcggtggaaaagtggtttcatggctctcctggatgttttcagggtataagagtatatataggcgaaggagctaggtcaagagacccatgaggggcccacgacgtagggagcgccctcctgcctcgtggctgcctcgttgtgtctccaacttcatctccaagtcttctggtttccttctgGTCTAAGAAAGATCATTGCagagtttcattccatttggactccatttggtattccttttatgcgaaactctaaaataggcaaaaaaacataaactggcatagggctctcggttaataggttagtcccaaaaataatataaaatagcatataaatacctattaaacatccaaaatagataatataatagcatggaacaatgaaaaattatagataccttggagacgtatcaagcatcaccatgccacatcatcaatactaAATAGGAGCAACCCATGCGTCATGTCCACGTCAGAATCTAGGCACCTCAGCAATTTTCCCACCAACGCCTCTTCGTTATTTTCTGTACTCCATCCTCACACCCGGTCGCTTCCTGGTTTATTCCCTGATGAAGTGTTTTCCCATCGCGTCCTTTCCTTTAATCTTCCAGCCACCATCCATTAATCcagtactagtcgtcaacccgtgcacctACACGGGCTAGTAGCTGTGTCACAAATCATTAATAATATATGAGTAAATATATAACAATTTGACTTAGAGCCAAATATGCCGCACTATTATGATTTGGAAAACTCAGTTGTTGTTACACAAAGGATTATTCCTTGCAGGGGTACATGTAAACCTTCGTACTTCTGTTCATATGTATATTTTTTCAAGGATAGCGATCTTGAGTAGAAGTCTTCCAAGGCTTGGAGGAGATTTGCTTGGGCAACTTGGGTTGCTTCTCCGCCGAGCTCTCAGCTTCGGCACGGGCGCGATTGGAACTCTGAGTTGCTCGACTAGAAGTAGTCAGCTGCTGAGTTTCTCCCGCCTTCCTCTTGGGATCATGCAACGCTTTGGAGCGGGGTTCTTTGGGGGCCTCATAAGACGGGAggactctgcatcttcctcttcctctgaagtctcatcatcgtcctcatcatcatcgccatcactctcatcatcatcgGACCTCTTCGAGTACTGCTGCTTGGTGTCACTCGTCACATCCCGAGGCGAGTGGTCCACCATAGGGATCCGGGAGATCAAGTTCTGGAAGTCCTGAGAAGCAAATGTATGCAAACATGAGGATCAACAGCACAGAAGACAACCTACGACTAAACCGACCAAATCAGGGACAAGTACCTTGATGGGCGGCATGTCCTTGTGGAAGGCTGACACCAACCGAGTCCCCCGCAGATTAGCGCGGGCgcaagtgatggccttgatcttggcgCCCACCTCCTCCTTGGTGAGATCTTCTAGGTGCACCCGAGTGGAGTCACCCGGCCCCTCGTATAGCCACATGGAGTGGGCCCTGGCATGCAGTGGCTGGATGCTCCGACAGAAGAAGGTCTCCAGCAAGTCCATGTCTTTCACCCCACCGTTCACAACGCCTATTAACGCGCTGGACAAGATGTCGACACCCACATTTTCCCCCTTCCCTACAGTAAGAGTCGATGGAGCCCACACCCTCTCGGTCGAGTACAACGACTGGCTGTTGGTGCTGGGGACGTCTTTGTGGTAAAACCAACTTCCCTGCCACCCCTTAACAGAGTCGGGAAAGCTCATCTTGGGAAACGACCTCCTCCCACGAACCTGGATGCCAGAACCCCGCACAGCTGGGTGACGTGGGTTTTCTCCCCAGTCGTCGAGTCCTTCTTCACCGACGCCAACcgacaagtgaagatgtgtttgaagagaccccattGAGGATGGaaacccaggaagttctcacagAGGGAGATGAAAGCCGAAAGATAAATGATGGCATTGGGGGGAAGATGGTAGAGTTGAGCACCAAATAAATCAAGGAATGCTCGGAAGAAAGGGTGCGGAGGCACTGGGAAACCTCGCTCGACATGGGTGACGAGCAGGACGCGCTCGTCTGCTTCAGGCGCCAGCTCGATCTCTCTCGCGCCCGGGCAACGCCACCTGTCGTGCGGGATCAGTCCCTCCTCCGCCAAATCCTCCAGCCGTCGAGCGAAAACGTGCGATGGGAGCCATTCCCCCGACGCACCGCCAGCCGCCGCAGCGGTCGAACCGACGGAGGTGGCCTTCcctgccttcttcgccttctctgcCTTCGCTATGGAACCTCTCGCCATCACCGTGCACTCAggcggagaagaggagcagaggaGTCAAAAGGGGAAGAAGGGGATTTGAGGGCCGGACCTTTGCCCTCAAACCTTTTATAACAACAGACAAGATCTCGAGATGAATCTCTCACCGCCAATCCATGGATCGACGGCCCGCGCGGCAGTGCTTTGCGCAGGACAGCCGTGGCACATGGCGGAGATCGTGCGTGCAAATCGAGGAGCTGCACCCCCCACTTCCCACCAATGCACGACGTTACTGCTTCAGCGCGCGAATTCAAATCTCGTATTTTCCGGGCTGAATCAATCTGATTGATTGCCCACATCTCTGTTCCGAAAGGACACATGTCAGTCCGACTGACCACCCTCCACGGGGACCCATGCACTCGGCCACGTTAAACACTCGATTGAAGTCTTCTTCAGGATCGTTATGTGACGAGCTTGACGCCCCTCTGCGGGTTCACTTCAACCTCTCAGAAGGCTCCAAGGCGCATGACTTGTAAACCTGGACTTGTAGGAGGCCCGTGCTGGCATTCCCCTGGGATAAGTGGCGTTCTCTCTAGAGAATCAGACCATGCGTCCGTGTCACCCCTCGAGTTGCCATGGCATGCCCTCACTCGGGCCCCTAGTCTATCTCTTCCGGGAGACAAAATGAATGCCACCTAGTTTTTTCTCGATGATCAACAACACCCGGTCACTCGGGTAAAATTAAAGTCCAGAATCCATTGTGATTTCATCCAAGGAACAACGAATCACGACATGGAAACATATTCCGAGTGGTCCTGTAGCACTCGGACATAACCGAAGAATTGGTTCGTCTGATCTACGAAATCCCAAATGATTGGGGGCTAATGATGTGCTCACCTATTATAGGTAGGGTCAAGGACCCATCATTCGGGACCGGCATGGGGCCCATCACCATCATAGGTAGGTCCCTAGACCATGCCAATATTCAGATGCGTACAATAGGAGGATCACCCGGATGACTCTGCAACACTCGGACAACCACACGTCACTCGGCGGACTATCAATCACTCGGACGTATAGGGCAAGAAGGCGTCGCGGGAGCTGCAACGGCCGAAAAATCCTAAGTCATCCACTAAATAGAGTCATAGCTACCGTTACCTTTAACTGCTATAGTATAGGCTCGTTACACTAGTAACTGCCTCATTCAATGGCATTAATTGCCATGGCAGCATGGGAGACATGGGGCtgcagcgcactctatataagccgcacccctctccatagCCGGGCACGTTCAACTCCGTAATCCTATCTATCAAATCAAAGCAAAGCCTCAGGGCATGAGACATAGGGTTTTTACCTCCACCGAGTGAGGGGCATGAACTCGTTAAACACCGTGTGTTACACCTACGCCGTAGCTAGTCTCTGCCTCCTTATTtgtacccctagtactcattgtcaggatCATAACCCCGacaattgccttagatatcgtcataactttgcgcctttctatcaattgctcgacagtaatttgtttacccaccttatgttttctttcaagagagaagcctctagtgaaacctatggccccgggtctattttccatcatattttttcagatctataaaaccaaaaacacaaaataccTCGCtgattttatttacttttatttcttttaaatctatctctattagatctcactcttgttcgtgacagtgaagggattgacaacccctattttgcATTGTgcgcaagtgtttgttagtttgtttgtgcaggtgcatatattggagacttgcttgtgcctcctactagattgataccttggtcttgaccgagggaaatacttatctctactttgccgcatcaccctttcctcttcaagggaaaaatcaatgcgAGCTTAAGAAGTagcaagggcctctacatcaaccttgccgcccttccgatgatgtgtgaatagtttatcacagacctaagggtccatagttagtagatagatggcttcttctctctctctgattttcaatacatgttctcctcgatgttcttggagatctattttatgtaatcttctttttcggtgtgtttgttgggattcaatgaattttgggtttatgattagattattcatgagaaatatttgagtcttttctgaattcttatatgcatgattattatagctttgtatttctctccgatgtATCCGTTTGGTTCGgcaaactagattgatttatcttgcaatgggagaggtgctttgtaatgggcttaatcttgcggtgctctatatcctagtgacaaagtaggggacaAGACACGCATTTGAATTGTTGCcgttaaggataaaatgatggagtttattcatgttgcctgagtttactttgtctacatcatgtcatcatgattaaggcgttactctgttctttatgaacttaataatctagatgcatgctggatagcggttgatgtgtggactaatagtagtagatgcagacaggagtcggtctacttttctcggatgtgatgcctatatacatgaccattgccttgaatatcgttaTAACTATGCATTTTTTCTATCAACCGCCCAACAGTATtttgtttacccatcatatgctttttgttcgagagagaagccaccagtgaaaactatggcccccgggtctacctttatcatatacTATAAAATCCAaacataccttgctgcaatttatttattgttcttttattttgtgtttttgtttatctatctaccattatcagacttgatccttgcaattaaccgccgaggggattgacaacccccttgatcgcgttgggtgcaagtatttgttcacGAGgtcttgcatggttctcctactggattgataaccttggttcttaactaagggaaatacttatctctactgtactgcatcatcctctcctcttcgaggatatcccaacgtagctcacaagtagcaggaagaatttctggcgccgttgccgggagacaTCACCAAAACATATCAAGTACCATCGCATAAACTTTCATTTCCTTGCAGTTACTTtcattttaccatttgcctcttgttttcatctcccccacttctaaaacgttttcacaaaacacacaaaaaatttcgttcgcctttttttgcttgcttgcttgctttgtcgcaatgtctcaaaaaataccaagttgtgtgatttttccaatacaaataataatgattttattagtaatcCAATTGCTCTTTCCGCCACTAGTGCGGACTCGCGTGATATTAATgatgctttgctaaatcttgttatgaaagaacaattttctggtagtcctaatgaagatgtcgcatcccatcttaatactttccttgaattatgtgatatgcaaaagaaaaaagatgtggataatgatattgtcaaattgaaattatttcctttctcacaacaagattgcactaaaacTTGATTTTCATCATTGCCACGAAATAGTATTGATTTTGGGATAAGTGTAAGGATGTTTTTATTGCctagtattttcctcccgcaaaaaataTTTCTATTAGAAATCAAATCATTAAtgttaagcaacttgagcatgaacatgttgcacaatcttgggagagaatgaaattaatgataagaaattgccTCACTCATGGTTTAATATGGATGATCatgcaaaaaatttatgcggggttgaactttgtttctagaaatcttttagattccgccgtggggggtacctttatggaaatcacttgaggagaagctacaaaactcttagataatattatggcaaattattcacaatggcatactgaaagaactccAGCTAGTAAAAAGGTGAATTTTGTTGAAGAAACTAATACTTTGAGTGATAAGATGGATGCGCTTATGAAAATGGTTGCTAGTAAGAATGCTCTTGTTGATCCTAATGACGTgccattgtctactttgattgagcaaaaaaatgattccgtTGATGTGAGTTTtgtctctcgaaataatttcaatagtAATGCTTATACatgcaattttaatcctaggccgtttcctagaaATTCCTCTAGTAATCATGGAATTCCTATGGTAAtttttataataataataataacaataataataataataataataataataataataataataataacaggatgccctctgatcttgaaagtaatattaaagaatttattaattcTCAAAAGATTATTAATACTATGATAGAGAAAAAAAATTGAGTAACGTAAATGatatggctaggaacatggatataattgttcatgatgtggaaaatctgaaATCTAAAATTTTGCCACCCAAGCTTGATATTAACGAGTCCATTAAAGCTATCCATGTCTCCATTAATGAGAGTAAAGAAAGAACCACTTGGTTGAGGGCTAAGCGAGAATTTCTAGAAAAAGCGGTTCCGCCCGGTTTTTATCATAATCATGATGAATAGCTTAAAACGATTGGTGTCTCAcccattgaatctttgtttaaaaatataaaacttgatgaaaaggggactgaagatgagtcaactttagctagaaggcgtcccaattgtTCGGAGGGTGATAATCTTAATAACTTTTTttcataaaagtgggtttggagaggtcaaaactttaaatagtgatgtgttcagtactttggatttcaaggattttaaccACGATAGTTGTTATTTAATtgaatgtatttccttgttgcaatccatgataaattcacccaatgcttatgaacaaaataaggcttttattaaacatatcgtagaagctatgatgaaagctttagaagaaaagctatTATTGGAGATTTCAATACCTaggaaattatatgatgaatgggaacctactattaaaataaagATTAAAAAACGCTTTATGTGatttttttccatttttgtttCACAAACTGAGTTTTCTTgtacatggcatttttattattaagatatgaaatcttattattattatcaagAGATGACATTTCCATTATTAAAGAGATATGACATTTCTTATTATTAACTAGTAAGAGATGTCATGTTTTATTTATTAATAAGCgccatttttattattaagagatgacattttttatcatggcattttcttcttcatcgtTGACACGACAACTCAAACTATAGGACCACGGCAAGTATAAATACATTTTTTAATACCGATGACGATATTTTTCATAAATTCAGAGCATGGAATTTCAAAATATGGGGGTTCTCTATTTTTTTATAAGAATTTGCTTTTATTCGTGGCATTTTCTAAAAAACAGTTAACTGGGCCCCTTGGGTCAATCGGGGTCGCCCTGGCCCGCCCCAGCGAACGATCAGAAATGACCGTTGATAGTCTTTTTTCCTCTTTCCGAAaagccatcatggctagctttgtTAATCTTAAATAATAGTTACATCGTTCACAAGTTAATGACCGCCGGATGCTACTCCCTTTGGCGAATGAATCGTTCGACGGGAGCAGTTCCTAGGCGATCGATCCCCAGCTATCAGGGTACACCAAAAAATGATTGAAACTCTTGGATCATGAGTATTCATGTTTATTTTCGAGACAAATTATGAGTATATCCATCTCGTGAAAAACTCATACCAAGTTCCATCTCCATACCCATGGATCCGGCGGCAGGCCAGGCCACAACAAATCACCCGTGCAAGCAATTCCCTACAAAAAACCACAGTAAAACGTCATTTCTGGTGAAGATGACGCTGATCGTGGTGACGTCACCGTGACCAGCAGCAGACACAAAACCACATGAAACTCAGAATGCGTTCGAGACCTAGGCAAAGCCACCCATGGATCGGCAGCGTTCGTCGCGCGGCCAACGGAGGCGTGTCGAACGGGGCGGATCGGCGCCTCCAGCGGCCGGAGCGAGGCCGCGCCGTGCGCCATAGGAAGCACAGGGTGAAAGCACAGGCGCCTCCGTCGCACCGGCCCGGCCAATCCCGGCAGACctcgcggatcggtgacgtggcgcGGCATCTGCCGCCGCAGGCCGCTGACCGCCCGGGCCCGCCCCCCGCGCGTGGCACATGCAAAAATATCGGCGCGGCCCCAAATTTCCAAAATCCCGCCCAAGCCCCTGCGCGCGCGCCCTTACGCTCAGGCCCCTTCCTTTTGCGACAATCACGTTTACCCCCCTCGCGACTTGTACTGAGCGGCAACCCGCCTTGTTACCCACCCTGCGGCTCTACATGACAGCCCGGCCCCACCGCGTCCCGGGCTCCACAAATCACCGCTGGGTACGCGAACGGGGGTGACAAAAGCTCGCGATCGGTCCGAAAATTCGAATTGGGAGTTGTGGGCGGGCCCTCGGAGATAGGGCGGAATCGCGGATACGCCCTCGGGTGGGCGAGCGCTTCTTATCCCCTCGTCGCCGCGCAGCGTTAGCCCAGCCTTGTCCCcgtcccctctctcctttccccaaCCCAAACCAGGagcgccctccctccctccccaccCAGGTGAGCCTCGATTCTCCGTCGATCCGCCGCCGATCCGCCGCCGGTCCGCCCGATTCCGGCCCGCCCCGCGCGGATCCGGCCCGTGCGCTCGCTGATTTCGTGTTTTTCGGCGCAGGGAAACCCACCAGCCATGAAGGGGGCCAAATCCAAGGGCGCCGCCAAGGCCGACACCAAGTAAGGACCCGATTCGGCCTGGTCTCTGGTAGATCTGTCCGCGTGATTAGGGTTTCTGACGATCTGCGTTGTTGTTGTTGGTTGAATAGGTTGGCGGTGAAGAGCAAGggggcggagaagccggcggccaaggggaagaAGGGCAAGGCCGGCAAGGACCCCAACAAGCCCAAGAGGGCGccctccgccttcttcgtcttcatGTACGCCCTCCCCCAGCAGATGGATCCAACCCTGCTTCCTTCCTCAGATTCTGTTTTTCTGTTGCTCTTCCCCCGTGCTTCCCGGGCGGCCGCTGCTCTGAACCTGACCCTGCTGCTTCTGTTTGGTTGGTTTGGTTGGCAGGGGCGAGTTCCGCGAGGAGTTCAAGCAGAAGAACCCCAAGAACAAGTCCGTCGCCGCCGTAAGTCCCTTCAGAATCCAATCCCGACTCCCGATTTGCTTTGTGTGCCAGCATGTAGTAGAAATTAATCTGCCAGGCGCTGTAGATAGATTGGTCTTCTAGTCTAGAAAAAAGGGTGCTATAGATTGGATCATGATCTGGGAACTGACTAGCTGCTTCCGCTGTAATTTCTTGTTATTCAGGTCGGCAAAGCGGCCGGTGAGAGGTGGAAGAGCTTGAGCGAATCGGTGAGCGTTTGTAGCTGACCCAGCTTCTGATTAATTAACCCTAGCTTGCTAGGTTCGGCAGATATGTTGCCCGATTTGTCCTGACACGCGAGGTCTCTGGGTTTGCTTTGCAGGAGAAGGCCCCCTACGTGGCCAAGGCCAACAAGCTCAAGGGCGAGTACAACAAGGCCATCGCCGCCTACAACAAGGGCGAGGTAGCGCCTCGCTGACCGAGTGATTTAGCCTTATTGCCGTGTCTGATTTGATGTTAATGGCTAATCTTTGCTCTGTGGTTTGTTTGTTCAGAGTGCTGCTGCTGCCGCCCCAAAGAAGGCGGCCgccaaggaggtggaggaggaagatgaggaggaatcCGACAAGTCCAAGTCGGAGATcaatgacgacgatgacgatgagggtAGCGATGAGGTATAATACACCACCTCCTGTATACTGTAGCTTGTATCGAACTTGCTAGGCATGCTTATTGCTTCACCAGAATGCTGCATTATTCCTTAGCGGTATATCGTAAGTGTATATGTTATCGAGTTGAGACTTGTTTTCTGTTGATGTCTATCCTGTAGAGGTAGCCAAATCGGATCAATAAAAAAAGCATAATAATCAAGATGTCTTGAATCTTAGACTGAAAATTCAGTCATAAGAAGCACCTGTTAAGACATGTTGGTAGTGTATGTTCTGAACATAAATAAGCTTGTGCTGCTGCCCATTGcaggacgaggacgacgacgagtgAAGAAGACGCATCTTGTCAAGGCTGCTGGCTCCGGCGGACAAAGGCGGGAGCGGCTGCTGCGCGAGAACCGACGTGAGCTGTGTGCGGTGGTGTCATAAGGAGCCTGTCCATCTCCACTAGAGTTATCCCAAGTTTCACTTCACATCGTGATGTTGTTTTACCTTTTTTTTCTTGTCGTCGTCCCGCTGCCTGCTATAACGGACAGCGCTCCCTGTTGGCGCCGACGCCGGCGGGGGTGGTGCCCTGGCGGCGGAGGGTGTATGTCCTCTGCCGCCGGGTGCTCCCCTGCTTGTACCTAGATGGTTGGTTACTCTTTCCGTCCATTGTCACCGGCTAACATTGTGATAATATCAGTCTGGGTAATGTTAGATTAAGCTGTTGTTTGTGTCCCATGGCATGCATTCGCGCGTATGATTTGCTCCTCATTATGCTTGCTTGGTTGGTTCTGTGATTTCTCTGCTGTGCGTGCTGTGCTTGGTACTCTGACGACTTGTAGGTTAAATTTGTTGCCGTGTATACCCTGTGCATGCTGTAGTGCCATGCTGCCGTCGCGAGTGGTATTCTTGTTTTGAAAATATGTTCGGGGTAATCACCACACATCATTTTTAGTCCTCCTTTGGTAAAGAGGTATTCTTAGGATAGTTTCTCTGTACGAAAAATTGATTTCCTGTGATCGTATTCTTCTTGTCCTCCACATGTCGTATACAAAAATAAactcaaagaaaaaaaataaaatcctatGATGTGCATAGGATTTACTAGGATGCATGTGATTGGTTGGTCGTGGTACATGTTGTTCACCTTGCTTTCAAAATTACAGGCTTGTTTTCCGAGTTGTCTTGTGCCTGCATTGGACCTTGTCTTCCCATGTTGGCCGGTAGTTGCAATACAGTACCAATTATAGCGAAATCTCTCTCTTTGATCGGCGTTGGTACGTGGACCAGTCCAATATATCTCCCCTTTCTAGCAGTAGTACAAGTTGTAGTATGTTGCGTCCAACCATCGTCATCCACTGCCGGACTCGGACCGCAGGACCCTTGTTTCAACTCGAAAGAACTTACCGCTTCCATTTTGACTCTGTATGTATTCCAAGGTCAAACTCTCAAGGCGTTAGAGTGGGATTAGCATGTATGCACGCACTCATCAGGGGATTGGTGTTCGCATGTGTTTGCATTTCTATCGCTATTGCTTCTTTGATTCCCTTCCCCTTCTGTAGCCAATCATTGGCAGCATAGCAGACCACCGGAAGGAATCGGGCCGCATTTTCCTTCAACTTGCAGAGATTCGCCGCCGGTGCGGGCCGGCGTCGTAGCCGCGTCGCGTACATGTATCATTGTCAACCGTGGGTCGCCTCCCCAAAGGGCAGATGCCATCCCATCCATCCAGCATGGGTGTGGGCAGGCGCCAAAAGCTCTCGCGTTGAAAACAATGGCGGGACGCCGCTCGTCAGTGAAGATATTTCTATGGTATGCCTGGAAATGAATGAATGGAGGAGGAGCGGGGGCCGGCGGTGCGAGAGCCGTTGCCGCTGCCTGTGTGCCTGCTgccgcttctgctgctgctgctggaggcaGGCATCCATGAATGCGACGCAGACGTACGCTCGGCCTCTGAATCTGGGCCCGGGCCGACACGCCGGCCCGGCCGCATTTACGAGCCGGCGCAGCACCCCTGCGGGAAGTACTACGTGCTGTACGTACCAAGGCTTTGCATTTTGATTTTTGTTTCCGCTGACTGGTACTAGTGCTGTTGCTGCACCGTCGTTTCAAAATTCGAAATCGCTCCGGTTAGTGCGTCGGGGGTGTGACAGTGGTTAGCCGTTCCGGTGGGTGGAGTGGCGGAGGGGTTAATCAGGTGATTAAATTAAGGATGTGTCAGAGCAGTGATGGGCACAGCGGGCCTCCGTAGCATAGTGGTAGTGCGTTCCCTTCGTAAGGGAAAGGTCGTGAGTTCGATCCTCACCGGGGGCTTCCATTTTTTATTTCCCATTTCTTTTGCATTGTAAATACTCAACATTTAGGTCATTGGCTTTTAAAAAGATAATGGAATAGTTCACTGC from Triticum aestivum cultivar Chinese Spring unplaced genomic scaffold, IWGSC CS RefSeq v2.1 scaffold2660, whole genome shotgun sequence includes:
- the LOC123172882 gene encoding HMG1/2-like protein produces the protein MKGAKSKGAAKADTKLAVKSKGAEKPAAKGKKGKAGKDPNKPKRAPSAFFVFMGEFREEFKQKNPKNKSVAAVGKAAGERWKSLSESEKAPYVAKANKLKGEYNKAIAAYNKGESAAAAAPKKAAAKEVEEEDEEESDKSKSEINDDDDDEGSDEDEDDDE